A region of Acidithiobacillus ferridurans DNA encodes the following proteins:
- a CDS encoding GspE/PulE family protein, translated as MASRLQKIRLGDLLVQNGIITAAQLDMALTQQRGSGRKLGQELIAQHLVTEEDLLNFLARQLHLERIDLSRQALDPQLVSRLPESLARRYRAIPLRDQGERYVVGMADPTDLPALDAISRAMGKPVKLALISETELLRVLPQLYGAVSKSAELRDALGDTVNTSAPPPLLESSAEDAPVVRLLNAVFTDAARLQASDIHFEPEESGLRVRLRVDGVLREHLRLDSRLTPLIVSKLKVMTNLDIAERRLPQDGRMHLALEGKAYDVRMATMPVQDGESVVLRLLDQQTALLHFNELGMPGNVEVSLQNIMHRPHGLFLVTGPTGSGKSTTLYAALNEINTVERKIFTVEDPVEYRLQGISQVQVHPRIGLDFARVLRTILRQDPDVIMVGEIRDHETAEIAARAALTGHLVLATLHTNDAVGAFPRLQELEVEPFLIGSAVLGVMAQRLVRRICPSCKTEDKDVSPAERAVFAARLGVPPDFVTFFCGKGCNTCNFTGYRGRQPVFELIRMDPLLRAAILGNSRAALLDAANQQQQFTLLREEAMRLVWEGITTLAEMVRVTSDAEED; from the coding sequence AAAATTCGTTTGGGTGATCTTCTGGTTCAGAACGGCATCATCACCGCCGCGCAACTGGATATGGCGCTCACCCAGCAGCGGGGAAGCGGACGCAAGCTCGGGCAGGAACTCATCGCCCAACACTTGGTGACCGAAGAAGACCTGTTGAACTTTCTCGCCAGACAACTGCATCTGGAGCGCATCGATTTATCCCGGCAGGCATTGGATCCGCAGTTGGTGTCGCGACTTCCCGAATCTTTGGCGCGGCGCTATCGGGCCATACCACTGCGGGACCAGGGTGAGCGCTACGTGGTGGGTATGGCCGACCCCACCGATTTACCGGCTTTGGACGCCATTTCCCGTGCCATGGGCAAACCCGTGAAGCTGGCGCTGATTTCCGAAACGGAGTTGCTGCGCGTTCTACCTCAGTTGTACGGCGCGGTCAGCAAAAGCGCTGAACTGCGGGACGCGCTGGGTGACACGGTAAATACTTCAGCCCCACCGCCCTTGCTGGAAAGCAGCGCCGAAGATGCGCCCGTGGTACGCCTGCTCAATGCCGTCTTTACGGATGCCGCCCGTCTGCAAGCCTCTGATATCCATTTTGAGCCGGAAGAATCAGGCTTGCGGGTGCGCCTGCGCGTGGACGGGGTCCTGCGTGAGCACCTGCGTCTGGACAGCCGCTTGACGCCGTTGATTGTTTCCAAACTCAAGGTTATGACGAATCTGGATATCGCTGAACGTCGCCTTCCTCAGGATGGACGCATGCATCTCGCGCTGGAAGGCAAGGCCTATGACGTACGCATGGCCACCATGCCCGTCCAGGACGGGGAAAGTGTGGTTTTGCGCCTGCTGGATCAGCAAACGGCACTGCTGCATTTTAATGAGCTCGGGATGCCCGGCAACGTCGAGGTCAGCCTGCAGAACATCATGCACCGTCCCCATGGGTTGTTTTTGGTAACCGGACCCACCGGATCGGGTAAGTCGACGACGCTATACGCGGCACTGAATGAGATCAATACCGTAGAGCGCAAGATTTTCACCGTGGAAGATCCCGTGGAATATCGTCTTCAGGGCATCAGCCAGGTACAGGTGCATCCCCGTATCGGGCTTGATTTTGCGCGGGTGCTGCGCACTATCCTGCGCCAGGACCCGGATGTCATCATGGTGGGCGAGATCCGAGACCACGAAACCGCAGAAATCGCCGCGCGCGCCGCCCTGACCGGCCATCTGGTACTGGCTACACTCCATACCAATGACGCCGTGGGCGCCTTTCCACGACTACAGGAACTCGAGGTGGAACCCTTTCTGATCGGGTCGGCGGTGCTCGGGGTCATGGCGCAACGCCTGGTGCGTCGTATCTGCCCGTCCTGCAAGACCGAGGACAAGGATGTCAGCCCCGCAGAACGTGCGGTTTTTGCCGCCCGGCTCGGCGTGCCTCCCGACTTTGTCACCTTCTTTTGCGGCAAGGGCTGCAATACCTGCAACTTCACCGGATATCGCGGTCGGCAACCGGTTTTCGAGCTGATCCGCATGGATCCATTACTCCGCGCCGCCATTCTCGGCAATAGTCGCGCAGCGCTTCTTGATGCCGCCAACCAGCAACAACAGTTTACTTTATTGCGTGAAGAGGCCATGCGCCTGGTTTGGGAGGGCATTACCACCCTGGCAGAAATGGTGCGGGTGACCAGCGACGCGGAGGAGGACTGA
- a CDS encoding type II secretion system F family protein, translated as MARFRYRARDDHGQLREGIMDAGEGAMVAQTLRSNQLIPITVEELREGVRIEQLWSRLNRRPISRADLALFSRQLYALLHAGIPVLNAIEGLISSHGPQTRLGEILLQVRRTLGDGQPLSVALAAYPKVFQPLYLRLVEVGETTGNLDKVLLQLSGYLEREDITLARVRQAFRYPLFVAIALSVAMVILNIMVIPAFAKLFANAHITLPIFTRMLIAFSNFTVAWWWLILMVAVAATYGFRFFLRQPHGRWLWDRFLLRTPIFGPLILEDAMARFGRTLQLVSGAGVPILKGMELVVGAVHNRFIESRLDALPRAILRGESLHSSATATGLFPPLVLQMLKVGEETGGLDEMMGEVADYYEREVEKKVDSLAARIEPIMVVIMGGLVFILAAGIYLPMWDMVKMVKQ; from the coding sequence ATGGCGCGTTTCCGCTATCGTGCCCGCGATGACCACGGACAGCTCCGCGAGGGCATCATGGATGCTGGAGAAGGTGCGATGGTCGCACAGACCTTGCGCAGTAACCAGCTCATCCCCATCACCGTGGAAGAGTTGCGCGAAGGTGTGCGTATCGAACAGTTGTGGAGTCGACTCAACAGACGTCCCATCAGTCGCGCCGATCTCGCCCTTTTTTCCCGCCAGCTTTACGCCCTATTGCACGCGGGCATTCCGGTACTCAATGCTATAGAAGGCCTGATCAGCAGCCATGGTCCACAGACCCGCCTCGGCGAAATACTTCTCCAGGTACGGCGTACCCTCGGCGACGGTCAGCCGCTCTCCGTCGCCTTGGCCGCTTACCCCAAAGTCTTCCAGCCCCTGTATCTTCGCTTGGTAGAAGTCGGTGAGACCACCGGTAATCTCGACAAGGTATTGCTGCAACTGTCCGGTTATCTTGAACGGGAGGACATTACCCTCGCCCGTGTTCGCCAGGCTTTTCGTTACCCGCTTTTTGTGGCCATCGCTTTGAGTGTCGCCATGGTCATCCTCAACATCATGGTCATTCCCGCTTTTGCCAAGCTGTTCGCCAATGCCCATATCACTCTGCCCATTTTTACCCGTATGCTCATCGCCTTCAGCAACTTCACGGTCGCCTGGTGGTGGCTGATCCTCATGGTCGCCGTCGCCGCCACTTATGGTTTTCGCTTCTTCCTCCGCCAACCACACGGTCGCTGGCTCTGGGATCGTTTCCTTTTGCGCACCCCTATTTTCGGCCCGCTGATCCTCGAAGACGCCATGGCCCGCTTCGGCCGAACCCTGCAGCTTGTTTCCGGCGCCGGCGTGCCGATCCTGAAGGGCATGGAACTAGTCGTCGGCGCCGTTCACAACCGCTTCATAGAGAGTCGCCTGGATGCGCTCCCCAGAGCCATTCTACGTGGCGAAAGTCTGCACAGCAGCGCCACCGCCACCGGGCTTTTCCCGCCCCTGGTCCTGCAAATGCTCAAGGTCGGCGAGGAAACGGGCGGGCTGGACGAGATGATGGGCGAGGTGGCGGACTATTATGAGCGTGAGGTGGAAAAAAAGGTGGACAGCCTTGCTGCACGTATCGAACCGATCATGGTGGTGATCATGGGCGGCCTGGTGTTCATTCTCGCCGCCGGTATTTACCTGCCGATGTGGGACATGGTGAAAATGGTCAAGCAGTAG